From Caretta caretta isolate rCarCar2 chromosome 9, rCarCar1.hap1, whole genome shotgun sequence, one genomic window encodes:
- the C9H3orf33 gene encoding protein C3orf33 homolog isoform X1 — protein MAIAGVILFAKSIKLTTKFTSALDIPVEFIEKNVKLRGRLCHITEKGLEVEHVPISLPFLSSLQRKWQSNGVLLVRLAGVELTPNAMAWLQEELKPAQMMWFQLLGREDLVLDCLILVNKGRFFSVCLNEEILRQGLGKTTRIEGLHHDSPLYWKLHKRLLQAELKALKKNKGIWKEESYVEKLKDHISNNKFVQKLKQFANWLRIRI, from the exons ACAACAAAATTTACGAGTGCTTTGGATATACCAGTAGAATTTATAGAAAAGAATGTGAAACTACGAGGAAGGTTATGTCACATAACTGAGAAAGGACTAGAAGTTGAACATGTTCCCATTAGCCTTCCTTTCCTGTCatcattacagagaaaat GGCAATCAAATGGTGTTTTGCTGGTCAGACTTGCTGGAGTGGAGCTGACACCGAATGCTATGGCCTGGTTACAGGAAGAGTTAAAACCTGCACAAATGATGTGGTTCCAGCTTCTTGGAAGGGAGGATTTGGTGCTTGATTGCCTCATTTTAGTAAATAAG GGTAGATTTTTCAGTGTGTGCCTGAATGAAGAGATCTTGAGACAAGGGCTTGGCAAAACAACTCGTATTGAAGGACTACATCATGACTCTCCATTATACTGGAAGCTTCATAAAAGACTACTTCAAGCAGAACTAAAAGCCCTGAAGAAAAATAAGGGAATATGGAAAGAAGAAAGTTATGTTGAAAAACTTAAAGATCATATAAGTAATAATAAATTTGTACAGAAGTTAAAACAATTTGCAAACTGGCTACG